A window of the Fusarium poae strain DAOMC 252244 chromosome 3, whole genome shotgun sequence genome harbors these coding sequences:
- a CDS encoding hypothetical protein (BUSCO:56117at5125), whose translation MSASRSFATCLAKLPATACRTTQPMRFSQNVLSQASRSQSVAIPRAVRFSPVSQRAFTTSTQRQHGHIDPPKPGEELYVTFIEKDGTENKFAVSEGDNLLDIAQANDLEMEGACGGSCACSTCHVIVADDEYFDKMPEPEDDENDMLDLAFGLTETSRLGCQVKMTKEMDGLVVKLPSMTRNLQASDFN comes from the exons AGCTCCCAGCTACAGCATGCCGAACAACACAACCCATGCGCTTTAGCCAAAATGTTCTGTCGCAGGCTTCTCGAAGCCAATCCGTTGCAATTCCGCGAGCTGTCCGATTTTCTCCCGTTTCCCAAAGAGCTTTTACTACGTCAACGCAAAGACAACACGGACATATCGACCCTCCAAAGCCGGGTGAGGA ACTTTATGTTACTTTTATTGAGAAGGACGGCACAGAAAACAAGTTCGCTGTTTCAGAGGGAGATAACCTTCTCGACATCGCCCAAGCCAACGACCTAGAGATGGAGGGCGCATGCGGAGGATCTTGCGCCTGCTCAACATGCCATGTTATCGTTGCTGATGACGAATACTTCGACAAGATGCCTGAGCCTGAGGATGACGAGAATGATATGTTGGATTTGGCATTCGGACTTACCGAGACAAGTCGACTGGGCTGCCAAGTGAAGATGACCAAGGAGATGGATGGTTTGGTGGTGAAGCTGCCCTCCATGACGAGGAACCTGCAAGCGAGCGATTTCAACTAA
- a CDS encoding hypothetical protein (BUSCO:54969at5125), which produces MAGLVNKKKRKPDGRLQRPTKKQKRKQLRDYNSDSESEEAQEFDAVNLLDSDDDIHNVQVDNVGASDNEASSSDEERPALKKPLKKTKTNAKAQKPKDDEPEAESEEEEEEEDDDDEGSEDDDDEDVDGANSDKRKKSKRNDPNAFATSLSKILSTKLSTSKRSDPVLARSAAAHEASKAAVDNALESKARKQLREQKRRAFEKGRVKDVLVASTNDTTGELEVSTSEIMETERRLRKVAQRGVVKLFNAVRAAQVKAVEAEKGTRKEGVIGMKKREEKVNEMSKKGFLELIASGGGGLKKGGLEEA; this is translated from the coding sequence ATGGCCGGACTTGTaaacaagaaaaagagaaagcCTGATGGCCGCTTGCAACGACCCACCAAGAAGCAAAAGAGAAAGCAACTCCGAGATTACAACAGTGATTCTGAATCTGAGGAGGCGCAAGAATTTGATGCTGTCAATCTGCTCGATTCCGACGACGATATTCACAATGTCCAGGTCGACAACGTCGGTGCTTCCGATAATGAAGCTTCTAGCTCCGATGAAGAGAGACCTGCCCTGAAGAAGCCTCTCAAGaagacaaaaacaaacgCGAAGGCGCAAAAGCCCAAGGATGACGAGCCGGAAGCCGAgtctgaggaggaggaggaggaagaggatgacgatgacgagggatcagaagacgacgacgatgaagatgtggATGGCGCAAACTCCGACAAGCGCAAGAAGTCAAAGCGAAACGATCCCAATGCTTTCGCCACGTCGCTCTCAAAGATTCTTTCCACCAAACTATCAACATCCAAGCGGTCAGATCCCGTCCTTGCCCGAAGTGCTGCAGCCCACGAAGCTTCCAAGGCAGCCGTCGACAATGCACTGGAATCCAAGGCGCGAAAACAGCTCCGCGAGCAGAAGAGGCGAGCATTCGAGAAGGGCCGAGTAAAGGATGTCCTTGTCGCATCCACAAATGACACTACTGGAGAGCTGGAGGTATCTACATCTGAAATCATGGAGACTGAGAGGAGGCTACGTAAGGTCGCGCAGCGTGGTGTTGTCAAGCTTTTCAACGCTGTTCGCGCTGCGCAGGTTAAGGCTGTTGAGGCGGAGAAGGGCACAAGAAAGGAGGGTGTTATTGGTATGAAGAAGCGAGAGGAAAAGGTCAACGAGATGAGTAAAAAGGGATTCTTGGAGTTGATCGCCTCTGGAGGCGGCGGATTGAAAAAGGGTGGGCTCGAAGAAGCGTAA